TTGTATTCTTGCCGCTTATcaacaatcaatttttttcatcactCTACAATTTTGACCGATTCTTCCAGACAAGGTCCAAagtgaaatgaataaatttctgGGATGACAACAAtggtaattatatatatatatatatatattcttttgatgcagagcattacaatctttaacagcaaacaataattatagcatgagatacatttttagcagaggttagcgtaaacggggtaccatacaatttggtgtatgacacaaaagcttagggaaaaacctcagtaaaaaaaccctttctcctcgtgagtgtagtggattgtaattgttcacgaaatgaGCTGAAattttccatattgaagggcatctcgcactgcaaaaattataaaaaatggaTGTTCAGATGTTCACGTGGCATCGTCCTTTCATTTATTTTGAGATATCGCTCATATTTCTGACAACTTTGCTCGAAATTTTAGTTCAGCAATTCTAGCCCTGTCAGATAATTTGTTTTCATATGCGAAAAACCATGACGATAAGCCTTAAGCCTGATTAAGTAGTGTTTCCGTGTCACGTTGCCTATGTACGTTCAATGTTTAAGAATTTTAACCCGACTGAACCTGGACCGGTTGTGAATCCAAACCATCCAGAGccttaggcctgccgcagacatgcaacttttcagtttcgcgatagttgcgcaacagtttgattgcaagcggttcgagggcgcacacataCGCAATCGCTTAGATTGTGTCAAGGCTGAAACTATTCGATCgcaaaacttttcagttgcatgtctgcgcggccccatataaatgcattgtactcacttctgcaactaaacagttgcaaaactaaaaattgcatgtctgcggcaggacTTACTAGAACCCACACACACTTTTTCAAAATAGCCAATTAAAAAACTATTCTGTAACGCTACCTACTGTATAATCTGAACCATCCGAGGCTTTACTCAAACCATGAACGTCATAGTTGAGTTGTTAAATGTAGTTCCATGCGTCTGTGCTATACAGTATGTGCCGTGGCATATGCTTAATATAGTCGCTGCATAGTCCGCTTTTGcgtattattttatattgtaaagAGAAGTATAAATTACTTGAAAGTTTatgcaaataaaaattattgtattgtaatattgtattgtattgcaTTAAACAAAATTATTCCGGGCAGGAGATCTATAGATCCCCTGATCCTATAAGAGTTCATTGACATAAACCCGTACAGTATAATGAATTGAATACGGGCTGTTTTCATAAGTTTTTCCTTGTTGCCGTTATCATTCCACCAAAATAAGAAATTCAAGATGGCGAGGTTATCATCATTCATCCCCTCAAGTTTATTACGatttctttcttgagttcaatgaaGTATCTAACAAGAGAAGGCAACACAAATTAAACAGAGGACGGTAACGTCATTATTCACAATGATTCGTAGATGTCGAGAAATATGTTGCTTGatatcatttgaaaaaaatgaatcgaaaatgaaatgtttTGAATAATTCCATAAAATTGGTCTAAATTACAAGATAATGAAAAACCTACGAACATACCTAGTTCCCATTTTCATTCCCATTCAAAAACCGAACCGGTCAAATATTCTAAAAGAAACCGTATGGTTGATTCACTATGATTGAACCATTTCTTGTGGCTTTCCGATCACAAACGATCTAGGGACATAATAGGATCTGTAAGATTTTTTCAACGAAAACCTCTAATGGAAAGGGGGTCCAATACTTTTGATAATGTGAGTATTTACCTAATTTCAAATTTGCTAGATAGGTTTTCATTATTGAAATACTATAACTCCGAAACTATCAAGATTTCCTCATCAATGAAACAAAtctctctgaaaatttcaagttactACTTCTTTTCTTTCAACCATATTTAGAAACGGCTGGATAAAACTGGATTTGATTACGAATCAGATCCAGATCCACGATTTCTGGGACAGAAACTTGATAGCGGCGGCTCAAGAGACTTCTTTAGTTTTTCCCAAAGGCAGTTTTATTTAGTAGACCGCAGATGGGTTTTAATCATGTTtagtttgttgaatttttttctcgaaaaacaCATTTCGCGActatctgttgaaaatatagtaaatatcttatcttatctgaTAAGATCTCCCACTTCACAAGGGTCAGTGCTTGATTACTGATCTCATGTTAAAAGCCCAGTATCCAAACATCCATTGCAGCTCTTAGATTCCAGCCAGAAAAAAGTAAGACTGGTTGACTGCCCAACTTCAATAACCAGCCTACTGCCTTTGGAATAACTTTAGTTTCAGTAGATACTAATGTGTTAATAACACGATCAATGACATTTGTTATTCATCAATTCCAGTTACCAACTGCATTCAAGTCTCCCCAATGTTTTTGATCTATATCATTGGCTGGGCATTTTTTGGAAGATATTTTAAATACGCGTGGCGAAATATGGTTTGAAGCAAGTTATACAAAAGTCTCTGATGAAGAATAGAGCAATTACATTATAAAATTATATATTGAGGTGAGATGGAGCTATTGGTGTCGTAAAAGTTGGAAGGAAGTGGATAAAAAAAACAGTATATGTTATAAAAGAAGATTCGATTTTATGCCTACTTAAATCAACATGTGAAATGCAAGATGTTGAAATTATGTACATTacttaatataataatatatacaaCACATGGAGGAAAAGTAAGCTTAGCCttcaatttgaagaaaaattcattGTCAATTGGATGCAAAACATTGACTTTACAAGTGGATAATGACGTTGGTGAACTGAAAACTCAAATGTGTCAATTGTTACTGGTGTCAGTTAATTTCAGTCTTATGGAATTAATTGGCaaacaaaataaatttcgaatACTTCACAATccaatagtttcattcaaacTTGATTGAGTTTACTGCATTGATATCGATAGTTCCACCACGATAAGATCctttcttcaatttatttttctcacGTCTGAATGATTTGCCCCGCGTATTTTTCAATTTGTGGTAAGCTCTTTCACCCCAAGCTCCTTTTGCATTTTTCTGAAAAGTACAAAAAAGGACcatataagtttttttttcattacatgTTCAGTATGACTTTACAATTATGTTAAATATGCATATATTATTAGTACATAACTATTTTACTATGACCACAACAGAATAGAAAATAAGGCAACATCGGAATTTTGTCTTCCATTACTGTGCAGGCTCGATCCATGCTAACCTAAAAATGCCTAATCACCTGTTTGGTACAACGAACTACATACTGATCGAGTATGACAGATATGAATCTAAGCAAACTTTTCTGGAATTATTTAAGTCTCATAAAATGTCCGAGTTGCAATATATATATTCCACCTTAAACTTAAATGGGCTCCCCCGGTGGGATCCTTGCAAACTACTTTTCCATTGGGAGAGAACTGGTTAATCCTAATGTTGGTAGCACAAGTTGAAGTAGATTCAATTTTATTTGTGTAAATTTCAGGTCAAAagtgaaaaattttataaaccAACGATTACCCTTTTCCTTACTTTTCATTACTATTATACTAGCTAAATTAACAGGAATTACACTACAATTTCAGCATAAATTTCATATGCAGCAGCAGTTGCATAAACATTACCCATGTTAAAATTGTACCTCATCATCTACTGCAATCAATGTTCAATATGTCAATTGGTAATTTACAAATGTAATGAAATCTCAAATAAAAACTTACTCAATTAATATATTAATCATCGAACTTTATTTTCTTATTCTGTGGTTTATCGAATCCCCCTCCTGCATTATCAAAGGATTTCCTGAAACCACCTCTACCCCCCCcacgaccacccctgtcgttacccccaaatgattttctgaatccACCGCCTTCATTATTCCTATTGAAACCACCACGGCCTCCTCGACCGCCTCCTCTACCTCCTCTTCCACGCTCTCCACCACCAAATGATTTACGGAATCCACCGCCATTTTCTTGGTTGTCATCGAAGCTTCTATTGAATCCGCCACGGCCACCCCCGCGCCCGCGACCACCTCCGCGTCCGCCTCCACGACCACCGCGCCCACCCCAAGATTTACGATCGTTATTATCGTTTTGTTCTCCGTCCTGTATCCAAGGTAATTAAGAAAcatgaaaagaagaaaataagATACATTAGTACAACAGGTCTAAAAAAATAGTATTGGGCAAAGTCCGAGCTCTAACACTCGACATAAAGAGAAAATTACATCCCATAAGTGAGATTTACTGGGAGAAAAGTAGTGTTATGGTATTTTTATACCTGTTGCACTTAGTATCTTTTCTCAGGAGTTAGAGCTCGAACATTACCTGTGCCATAAAAGAGTTGTCCTTGAACTTTTCATCTACTTCTACTTCTTCCTCTCTAACGCGTCGGAAGGGCGCATTGTTCTAGATAATgcaacgaaaataataaatgaatttcattcaacaaaataagaACACAAAAAAAACCGTGAAATACACTTGTAATTTGAAAAAGGTACACTAAACATTTTTGATATGTGACGCTCTGCAATTTATATAAAAGAAATTAGATACTGATGTTATATGGAATTGTGAGTTGATATTCTATCCAAGTAATTTATAACTCAATAATGTGATAATTGAACAGCTTtacaataattttgaaatatttatagaaaTTTCTTAAAgtagaaaaataaatataaaaaatattagtACCACTCACCCTATTGAACTGTTTCTTGCCAAAACTATTGTTATGAGCATTATTTCCTTTATTAGCTGTCATTTCACTCTCATCATTACCCCCTGGCTTTACATTCACTCCATTTGTGGTACCATTTTGGATCTTAGCCACATTAACTTTGCTGGCAGGTGTTTCATCATCTGAAGAGTCTTCGGAACTACTCTCTTTTTTAACAGCTGCAAAATGAATTATGGTAGCAAATAAGCATCTGTGAATGCAAAAGTATTTTTTTGGAAGATATCACCCTGCTCCATACCATTTGTTAAAAAAATATAGGACCGTTGTTAATACCTACTTGTAATTGTTATCTAtagcctgtatatttttttttcaattttaatatatttccgatttccaccaaaatcaaTAGGTCAAAATTGCGCTGTATAGCTTCAAAATTGTGACTTATAGCATGTTTTAAAACACACTGGCagaaatttttatatgaatttgGAGACGggttttttgattattttttttaatataaggGGGCCAATTACCAAGGCTTGAAAGCTCCGACGGAGCTACGGAGCTGGCGCTTGTTAACAACGGTTGTAAGAATGTTAATATTTGAAAATCAATGGGGTTGGAATTCGCAGGATTAgatgattatttcaaaaaaactgttcAATGTTGCACTCACCCACTGGTTTTTTGTCAGTAGCTACTTTTTTGGCTGGTGGTTCATCTTCATCAGAAGAATCGTCCGAACTACTCTCTGCTTTCCTCTTAACTGCGGCAGAAGCTTTTACTGAAGTTGTTTGCGCCTTCTTAGGGGCAGTTTCTTCTTCAGAGGATTCTTCAGAAGAACTCTCCTTCTTCGGGATGGGTTTTACCGGAGCTGCTTTCTTCGGTGCTTCATCTTCATCTGAAGAATCATCCTCTGAGCTACTTTCCTGTTTCTTTTGTTGAGCTTTCGGAACAGCTTTAGATTTAATAGCAGGAACAGTATTCTTAGGTGTTTCCTCTTCAGAGGAATCCTCCGAACTGCTTTCTTTCTTCTGTTGAGGTTTAGGAGCAGGAGCTGTCTTAGCAACAGCTACAATTTTCTTGGGAGGTTCAGCTTCATCTGAAGATTCTTCAGAGCtactttcttttttcttttgtgGAACAGGTGTAGATTTTGCAACATTTGTAACTTTTTTGGGAGCTTCATCTTCGGAGGAATCATCATCTGAACTGCTCTCTTGCTTCTTTGGTTGAGGTTTTGATGCAGCTGTAGGTTTCAGAATGGGTACACTTTTCTTTGGTGGTTCATCTTCAGATGATTCTTCTGAGCTGCTTTCTTTCTTTATCTGCTGAACTTTTGGTGCAAGAGCAGGTTTACTGACAGCAACGGTTTTCTTTGGGGGTTCTTCATCAGAAGATTCCTCTGAACTACTTTCTTTTTTCTGTTGGGCTTTTGCAACAATTGCAGGTTTAGCAGGAGCTTGAACTTTTTTAGGTGTTTCTTCTTCTGAAGAATCATCTGAGCTACTCTCTTCTTTTTTCTGTTGAGTCTTTGGTGCAGGTGCGAGCTTGGAAACAGTAACATTCTTCTTAGGAGGTTCATCTTCATCTGAAGATTCCTCAGAGCTACTTTCGTCTTTCTTTTGCAGTTTATTTGGTGCAACTACAGGTTTAGGATTAGTTAAAATTTTCTTTGGAGGTTCATCTTCCTCAGATGATTCTTCTGAACtactttcttcttttttttgagGTATTTTTTGTACAGGTGCGGATTTTGTGGCACCAACATTTTTTTTAGGAGGTTCCTCATCATCAGAAGAATCATCTGAGCTACTTTCTTGCTTTTTCTGTTGTGTTTTAGGGGCTGGGGTGGTTTTAGGAACAACCTTTGTTTTTGCAGGTTCATCGTCATCTGAAGAATCTTCTGAGCTTGATTCTGCTTTCTTTACAACCTGTTTTGCAGGAGCTGGAAATAGGCCTAATTAATAAATTACATTCATACTGAACATTAAAAATCAATTGTATTTTTATAATTCTAGGAGTATTTTGGGAGTTCATGGatagcattttttctgattgtggTTTCTCAAGTCATatcttataaaataaaaaataagctCTTGTTCTTAGTTTGATTCAGAATAAATTCTTAGCGGAATAAGCGCAATTCAATTCAAGCAAAAATGCTTACTCTGTCTACTATCAATTCATCCTGGTCTCTAATGCAACAAACTTCAAGCAGAATCTGACTTATATCAAATAACAATTTTATATGATTTTATATAGATCAtataaaataacaattttatatGATCCAGACTGGAAGAATGAGTGTTAAACTTTTACCATATGGCCATAGTGATGGAATTAGGAAAGAATAACAAGGTCTGTTCAGTCTGGGTTTCAGGTTTAATCTATGGTTTCAGGTCATTTGTGAATTAAAGGAAATTAAGAGACCGATGCCAGGAAAGGAGCAACAAACTTTTTTCATTGACCTAaaacctttctgtggtataagGAAATGTAACAGCAAAAAAGggtttcaggagaaggaaatAACCAATAGAGAAatactctggaggaatcttctgaaatttgaatattccaAAAAGATCCTTGGGAACTTCAACACTGAGAGATCTAAGCAAGAATATGTCACTTCTCATTACTGGTTCCTTACATTGGAACCACAGGAAACACCTAATGAGAATGGAACTAGCAGTAAGAACTGAGTAGTGCACATTTTGTGGGGAAGAGGATGAAACTGCAGATCACCTATTGAAAATGAATGTTGATCAGTAGAGACCGGattatcattgaactctaaaagaactggaagggcctcttaggtacaGAAATACgtcgaaaagtgtgtccaactgagacggaagatgtagagcaacccatctctttctaatggttcggcaaccaatcgaataaccgcatcagacgtcggacgcagctGTCGTCTCACTTCAACGTTCCGAGTTAAACAACCAgtacatcgttataaaccaattgacagagcgcagagagagatagattgctcaacatcttccctttcagtcttcctcagtttgcctgcatcgagatgccattccagttcttttGGAGTTCAATGCGGATTATATGCATTTGCATATCTAAGACATCTTCGGCGGTACATGCATATTTCACCTAAGGTCCAGTTATGATGCATATTATCGGTACTCATTTCCTTCCCTGGGTCCCAAAATGCGACAAAAGTGATGATACGGCGAATCCGACCAAATTTAATAGTCACAAAATATGAGGTCTATTGTGTAATAGTTCTTCTGTTTTGGTTGTAACGCAATAATATGAAAAAGACGGAAGATCTTCGCGCACATAAACTTAAAGAAAAGTTTGAGAGCATATTGAGAAATAATCTAggttttcaagatttgtgtcAAATCGATAGTTTTATCAATGGAACGGCAGAAGTTTTGCCAGCAACCATAAGTGAAAACATAGCacccaaattcaaattttgcccagTTACGCCCGTGGAGGTGGAGCGAACCTTCTCCACTTATAAACGTATTCTGAATGATCGCAGACACAATCTCGCCATTGAACATTTGGAACAATACTTGATTGTTAACGTTtataaaatcatgaaaaagtTTTAATACTATTTTAATAATAGTTAATGATatggtgattttgaaataaaaaaacacaaaaatttctcttcttttttttctgggttcctaaaattcattattcaattttgcATATTCTGACAATTTTCATGCATATTTCAAGCATTTTTTATGCATATAATAAGCTTTTTATGTTGCATATAATCCGGTCTCATTGATCAGCAATGGCTAGCACAAAATATGCTTTGGATGAAAAACTTGCAGGAGTGAGGAGATAACCTCCTTGCAGCCATCCCAGCTACTGGGAATTAGCAATGAAGGGGACACATCCACATGAATATCCTATAAATTCGTTAGGGTTATTAATGTTAAATAATTCTTGATTGTTGAAGAGCACATGGTAACCTTCACCGCAACTGTTTAAATTGTTAAGCATTTGACACAATTCATTTTGGTTTTTACGAAGACTCCTGTAGTTCCCTGGGATCCTTAAAATACATACACATTTGTTTCTACTCGATTTTGGGGCATTACTACTGAGCCCAGATTTTTTCCCCTTGACTTGAGGTGGGATAGTTTGGATCACATtgaatacaagaaaaaaaagaTCTTCATCAGATGTGTGATATGATTTATCAATGTTTTTTTAGGGGTATCATAGATTCCCAATCATATGAATTTCTCAGTTCAATAAATATCATATATGTAATAAATATCTGTAGCTATCTACCATGGATACTTCAATGCCCTAAGCTAAGCCAACCACAACATTTTTGTATGCAATAAACATTGATGAATCATTAATATTTCATCATGATCCAATAATAAACAACAGTTCGACACatccaatttttttcttcactcACCTTTTATTGATTCAGACTTTTTGACCTGTTCGGCAGACTTAGGAGCAGCTTTAGGTGCTTCATCTTCTGATGAACTATCTTCACTGCTACTCTCAGTTTTTTTTGTTACTGCTTTCACGGCTTTCACGCCATTTTGAACTGCAGCTTTAGAGGCCTCTTCTTCACTACTACTTTCGTCGCTTTCTTCAGATTCTATCTTTAAATTCTTAGCTTGAGCACCACTTTTCAAGTAGGAGTTCACTATATCTATGATTGAAGGGGCATTCTTAATAAGTTTTTCCTGAAAATAACCACATATCTTGAATATACGGGAATCAACTCCAATctaaataatgaaaattgtaGATTGGTCAATATAAATacgtagaaaaaattcaaagtttGCGGCATGGCACAACACGTGCTAAACTAAGACCGGAATTACTCAAGATAGTaacatgaaaaaaatgatttaATACTCAcacttttgaactttttttgatATTGCTCTGCTAGGTTTTTATCTTTGACGgacaaaaaattatatatcaAAGCAGATACCAGTGAGTTCACGTTTACTGCCGCCATGGTTTTAACAAAAAGAGGTTACAATACACTTAAGTCACAGTAGTCACACACTTTACCTGCTCTTGCTCACCAGAAAACGCGGCGTAAACGAACAGCAGCACAGAATCTGAAATGTAACCATAGAACAATAATATCTTAGTTAACCTAAAACTACTCTTTATTTCTACGGCTTCTgtgatttcttgaaaatttgaaattttgctaTAAATTTATAAACAAAGTTATTATTGAGGATTTGACTGACTTATTTCTACCTAAATGTCgaatatttccataattttaGATAACTAGTTGAtgtaacacctgttctcacaaaatgaacctatactgaaggcggacatgggcagttgaactgaactgctcacagggaataattttgtatccacttatttTTTTTAGTATCCACCAGAGACAAACTCTCTTGTCtctgtatccacttatatgcaaccagtctcaaggctgagttgggtattagagggttaactgCTTCTCTCCCTGCGATAAAtcgggaaaaaataaaaaacccaTTACACCAAGCTTTATCTTGAAAATAACCTGAATATTCAACAAACAACtataaaaatagaaaatgaaattccatcattactttttctttttcaaaatcTTCTGTAAAGTCTTTATTAAAGCACTTCCATTACTTGAAAAATAGATAAAGCGGTAACCTTTGACTGTCACTGTAATTTAACCCTAGAAGATTCTGGTGGAAGAGATGTGCTAGAGTGAGGAGATATATGAGGTAGTTAGTTGCTGGTGAATTATGTACCTAtctccaaagatattacacaatgtgtaatatctttgtgTATCTCAAGGATCAGCGGACTAGCTCATGAGAGAGACTGAGGGAGAGAACGGAGAAGATCCTTCGACTTATCGAAGTTCAAAACTCTAACCTCAGTACCATGGCTCGGAAGATCCTAAACTCGAAAAAGGAGGGAAAAAGAACCACCCTAGCTATTGGAATTGATCCCCCAGTCCTGGGAGTTTTTAAGGATAGAAGAATGCTTGATAAACTTTCGATTCGAGTAGACTCTTTGTCTCAGTGCAGGGATGTgtaagaaaaagaagaaacctGCAGGATATCCGAGAGACGTGGGGATGCCCTCCACATCCCGAAAATACCGAGGGTGGGATAACAGAGGGTGAAGACTCTGACTTGAATCAGATTCATCTGCATCGTGGGAGGCTGGGTGGAGCTGCGTGAAGTTTGAGACTGAGCCCAAACCAAGAGACTTACTCGAATTCAGGAGAGAATACGTATGGAATATCTGGAGGAACAGAGAAAGAGGTAGACTTGTAGGCCATGGCAAAATAGGGAACAATGTCGCTAAAAAAATCCGATACATCGAAGGAACAAGAGGCATATTATCAATTCCTCTTCTGAAAACACGCTTCCCAGGTAGTGAACTCATAACTAGTACTGCAAGAGCAATAAACTTCACTAAGAAATCGCGCAAGTAGGATTGATGAGATATTCTTGGAAAATGTTTATGAGGAAAGAGCTGGAATGCTTATCAATAAATACCTTCAAACTCCTTCCACCAGGAGTGGATGAGATATTTCCGGTACTACCGCAGAAACGAATGTGGGGGGGGGGTGTTCTCCTCTTCCGAGAAGCAACATATAGCACTAGGTCATGTGCCTAGAGGATAGAGACCGGAAAAAGTGATCTTCATATTCATACCAAAAATATGGGGGAAAGACGCAATGATCCTCGATTTTGTAGACCCGTTTGTTCAACATCGAGTTTCAACTTAAAACGATAGAGAAAGTAGGGGGTAGTTGGTCTGTCGATCAACAGAAACTTACCTGCATCAGCTGACCGAAATCATTTGGAGCACTCTGAATAACGAAGAAATTGCAAAATGTTCGCTTTCCTGGACATCTGGGGCCTTTGATAAAGCACAACACATATGTATCAGTCACAGCACTCTTAAGAGCTTTTGACGACTCTAATAGCTGTCTG
The nucleotide sequence above comes from Coccinella septempunctata chromosome 4, icCocSept1.1, whole genome shotgun sequence. Encoded proteins:
- the LOC123310996 gene encoding nucleolar protein dao-5 isoform X1, encoding MAAVNVNSLVSALIYNFLSVKDKNLAEQYQKKFKSEKLIKNAPSIIDIVNSYLKSGAQAKNLKIESEESDESSSEEEASKAAVQNGVKAVKAVTKKTESSSEDSSSEDEAPKAAPKSAEQVKKSESIKAPAKQVVKKAESSSEDSSDDDEPAKTKVVPKTTPAPKTQQKKQESSSDDSSDDEEPPKKNVGATKSAPVQKIPQKKEESSSEESSEEDEPPKKILTNPKPVVAPNKLQKKDESSSEESSDEDEPPKKNVTVSKLAPAPKTQQKKEESSSDDSSEEETPKKVQAPAKPAIVAKAQQKKESSSEESSDEEPPKKTVAVSKPALAPKVQQIKKESSSEESSEDEPPKKSVPILKPTAASKPQPKKQESSSDDDSSEDEAPKKVTNVAKSTPVPQKKKESSSEESSDEAEPPKKIVAVAKTAPAPKPQQKKESSSEDSSEEETPKNTVPAIKSKAVPKAQQKKQESSSEDDSSDEDEAPKKAAPVKPIPKKESSSEESSEEETAPKKAQTTSVKASAAVKRKAESSSDDSSDEDEPPAKKVATDKKPVAVKKESSSEDSSDDETPASKVNVAKIQNGTTNGVNVKPGGNDESEMTANKGNNAHNNSFGKKQFNRDGEQNDNNDRKSWGGRGGRGGGRGGGRGRGGGRGGFNRSFDDNQENGGGFRKSFGGGERGRGGRGGGRGGRGGFNRNNEGGGFRKSFGGNDRGGRGGGRGGFRKSFDNAGGGFDKPQNKKIKFDD
- the LOC123310996 gene encoding nucleolar protein dao-5 isoform X2; translation: MAAVNVNSLVSALIYNFLSVKDKNLAEQYQKKFKSEKLIKNAPSIIDIVNSYLKSGAQAKNLKIESEESDESSSEEEASKAAVQNGVKAVKAVTKKTESSSEDSSSEDEAPKAAPKSAEQVKKSESIKAPAKQVVKKAESSSEDSSDDDEPAKTKVVPKTTPAPKTQQKKQESSSDDSSDDEEPPKKNVGATKSAPVQKIPQKKEESSSEESSEEDEPPKKILTNPKPVVAPNKLQKKDESSSEESSDEDEPPKKNVTVSKLAPAPKTQQKKEESSSDDSSEEETPKKVQAPAKPAIVAKAQQKKESSSEESSDEEPPKKTVAVSKPALAPKVQQIKKESSSEESSEDEPPKKSVPILKPTAASKPQPKKQESSSDDDSSEDEAPKKVTNVAKSTPVPQKKKESSSEESSDEAEPPKKIVAVAKTAPAPKPQQKKESSSEDSSEEETPKNTVPAIKSKAVPKAQQKKQESSSEDDSSDEDEAPKKAAPVKPIPKKESSSEESSEEETAPKKAQTTSVKASAAVKRKAESSSDDSSDEDEPPAKKVATDKKPVAVKKESSSEDSSDDETPASKVNVAKIQNGTTNGVNVKPGGNDESEMTANKGNNAHNNSFGKKQFNRNNAPFRRVREEEVEVDEKFKDNSFMAQKNAKGAWGERAYHKLKNTRGKSFRREKNKLKKGSYRGGTIDINAVNSIKFE